The following are encoded together in the Silurus meridionalis isolate SWU-2019-XX chromosome 2, ASM1480568v1, whole genome shotgun sequence genome:
- the LOC124399796 gene encoding LOW QUALITY PROTEIN: LIM domain-binding protein 3-like (The sequence of the model RefSeq protein was modified relative to this genomic sequence to represent the inferred CDS: inserted 1 base in 1 codon) translates to MQSSSSYRSQYQTSGISGQYPQQPPMQQAPNAQQPVHMQTAPLMQQAPPMQQSSIHIPVGPSPTKVVSTATIVPTAYPTAPACEWQGEKAQRGVHFREGLIQPPAPAPAAPAPVHVPHPAPVHVPPPATVHFSPPAPVYFPAPTPPAPAPGPTQSSNRPPWVTDDTFAQKFDPCKTTTTSVKVQPLPTAAPPPPAYIPNPSPXPCCPSPAPAPFIPAPFQPVARGTAQRAERFAASNRTPMCGSCNNIIRGPFLVALGRSWHPEEFNCHYCHTSLADVCFVEEQNNVYCENCYREFFAPTCARCNTKIMGEVMHALRQTWHTTCFVCAACGKPFGNSLFHMEDGEPYCEKDYIALFSTKCHGCDFPVEAGDKFIEALGHTWHDTCFVCSVCHINLEGQPFYSKKDKPLCKKHAHAINV, encoded by the exons ATGCAGTCCTCATCCAGTTACAGATCACAATACCAAACCTCCGGCATCAG cggCCAGTATCCACAGCAGCCACCTATGCAGCAAGCTCCAAATGCTCAACAGCCTGTTCATATGCAAACAGCTCCACTGATGCAACAGGCCCCGCCCATGCAGCAGAGCTCCATCCACATCCCTGTAGGTCCATCTCCAACTAAAGTGGTCAGCACTGCCACCATTGTGCCCACAGCATATCCCACTGCTCCAG CGTGTGAGTGGCAGGGGGAAAAGGCGCAGCGTGGCGTCCATTTCAGAGAAG GCCTTATTCAGCCCCCTGCTCCGGCTCCTGCTGCTCCTGCCCCAGTTCATGTTCCTCATCCTGCCCCAGTTCATGTTCCTCCTCCTGCTACAGTTCATTTTTCTCCTCCTGCCCCAGTTTATTTTCCTGCTCCCACCCCTCCTGCTCCTGCCCCTGGCCCCACCCAATCTTCCAACAGACCCCCATGGGTCACAGATGACACTTTTGCTCAGAAGTTTGACCCCTGCaagaccaccaccaccagcgtCAAAGTACAGCCTCTTCCTACTGCAGCCCCACCACCTCCTGCCTACATTCCCAACCCTTCCC GCCCCTGCTGCCCCAGCCCTGCCCCAGCCCCATTTATCCCTGCCCCGTTCCAACCTGTGGCTCGTGGCACAGCACAGAGAGCAGAACGCTTTGCTGCAAGCAATAGGACACCGATGTGTGGGTCCTGCAACAACATCATCAG AGGGCCCTTCCTGGTGGCACTGGGTCGCTCATGGCACCCAGAGGAGTTTAACTGCCATTACTGCCACACATCACTGGCTGACGTCTGCTTTGTGGAGGAGCAGAATAATGTTTACTGCGAGAACTGTtacagagagttctttgccccTACCTGTGCCCGCTGCAACACTAAGATCATGGGA gaagtgatgcatgCTCTGAGGCAAACCTGGCACACTACCTGCTTTGTGTGTGCTGCGTGTGGGAAACCGTTTGGAAACAGCCTCTTTCACATGGAGGATGGAGAACCTTACTGTGAGAAAG ATTACATCGCACTCTTCAGCACTAAGTGCCATGGCTGTGATTTTCCGGTGGAGGCTGGAGACAAGTTTATTGAAGCTCTTGGCCACACATGGCACGACACCTGCTTTGTGTGTTCG GTTTGCCATATAAATCTGGAAGGCCAGCCGTTCTATTCGAAGAAGGACAAACCTCTATGCAAGAAACATGCACACGCCATCAACGTGTAG